aaaatataaaaatatcactTAAATAACACTGCCTCCACATAGTCAAGTACttgcactttatacaatacaaatgGCTTCAAAGCAACAATCAGGAATCAGTAGTTTCAATTTTACATATAACTTTATTGTGATATACATTGAGGAACAGAAAAAATTCCAGCATGTAAATGAAGAACATCAAAACTGATCTGAAGAGAGTTTAGGTTTCACgatcatcgtcatcatcatcatctcttTCTTCACGTCAGAAATCCCTCGTTCCACCAGAACAGACTGAATCTGAAATTATCAGATCTCTTAAAACTACTACCAATGTGATTTGATTTCAGATTTCTGTATGTTTCCCTCTCTCACCTGTGACAGGAGCTGGATCTCATCTCAGGTTCAGACAGACTCAAACTTCAGGTTCATCTTCACAAGAGTCTTCTGGCAAAAAAGGACCTAAAAGGGCACACGAGCATGAACATGCATAGAAGAGAAAAGAACatgctaaatgcaaataataaaaaacataaaataactaaaaagtCTACAATAACTGCAGAAATTTGTTGCAAATGCATCTGTCACGATTAAATGGATGCAGTGAGAGGTTGTGTAGTGATCCTCAAAAAGCATGAACAAAACTACACAAagtaaaacaaactaaaataccTAGATGACATTAAATACAGGTTCACCTGCAGTAGTCAAACACAAATGTGCTTTATGCAGTAAATTATTGACAGCTGAGAGCATGCAACTATTGAAGTTTCACGTTGAAAAACTATAAATAGCCAAATTTCAACACTTGTGGCTTGTTTGATCGCACCTTCTCCATACACCTGCACCTCACACAGAGTAAGATACTTTGAATCTCCAGGAATGATCAGATTCACGTATTGACCCTCCATATCGTTACATGTGTAGTTGGAGGAAACACCAGCTGGAATGCTAGAAATCACAGCACATCTAAAGAGAGACGGAGAAAACCTCATTTAGACTTCTAGTCTTTCTTCATGTGTGTTTTCAGGgattatttatcaatattaaGTCACTGAAAGAGGGTCTCACATGGGATTGTTGTTGCCGTTGTTCTCCAGAGAGTTTCCGATGTGAATCTGTGCTCCGTTTATTCGCTCTGGACAGCAGTCTAGTCTGTTTGTGATGACGACTCTATTAACTCGGTACACAGAACCGAGATCCACCCTCCACCACGGGTTAGTCTGAGCATCGGTTGAAGAACATGCTGACCATGAATTTGTGAAACCAGGATTGAAGTCAATGGCTTGTTGAGCAAACCAGTAGCCATAGGTTGACGACTGTGTGGCAGTTCTTCCTGTAGCCAAATTACCTGCAAGATATACTGTCAAGAAATGGCTTTAGTCAGCTTATTTTATAcactttgaatgtttttgaggAGGTTTTCTTAGGAATGCATATCTATCAGATCTGAACTGGTTTGAGTCTTGACAAAGCCATTTTTAAGGAATATCTTTTCACTTGACGGCTGTATTTGTAGCGTTTCCCAGGGGTATCTTTTATTATCTTTGAAGGGGGATAGTGATATATAACTGATGTAGGCTTATTGGTTTTATTACATACATACTTTAcaacgttttaaaatataaaatgtatgttaatttgcaacagttatgctaacaacaataaaaagacatCATGACATTAAAACAGCGACATCTGCTGACGCACACCATGCTGCGTTGTCatgggaacatcccagctgcaGATAATGAGGAAATGCCAAAGTGCATTTCAAACGATGAAATAATGGCTCGCACGTGCCCTGTTCACTCCAGAGTCCCCACTCCAAAGGAATCAGGATGATCACATCCATTTGAATGTGCCCGTGAACCGGACGGTTCGGTacgtgtaccgtgccacccctaatatatatatatatatatatatatatatatatatatatatatatatttacttatatatttatattattattttttattcaaaatatttccaaaagTGTTAACtgtatcatgaaatatctcgattctcaaatatgtgtaagtaaatgcattttgcacattTATAGATCATGTTAGTTGATCTTTAATAGGCAAAGTATAGCTTAATGttagtgtaatctattaactatgcataaaacctgtttttttttacttaagtgCCAGATATGGATGcaatgtcataaaatatttgaaaacgaCTGACTTACTGCATTTaacataaatttaataaaaacattgttactaataataacaatttcatTTTaggaaagagagcaaagaacatgtacattatcaaagaatatTATCACTGACTTCAGTCTAGCCAGAGTtgaagcactctcaaaaactctcattataatcactgaagctgtttacactgtgaaattaatctCTTGTTTACATCATACGCACATCTGCACTTTGACGTTTCTAatgagagaattcgccagagAGCAGAATTCAGTCAGTGAGTGTGTGCtgtttcagcgatgactcatctgaacgcctctgattggtcattgcattcataagctcaacagaattgtgtgtgattggttataatgtgcAGTGCTGTAAGCACGCGTCTGTCTCTGTGCAATTGtatcaaatatgaaaaaaatattattctgctatttttgtcttttggaagctgcattcaaaatccacttggctcaaataTCCGATTTGAATGGGCATGAATAATATGAGAGCAACGTCTGGGTATACCTAAAGTCTTTGGACCTGATCTTGACTAGAACTAGGCATAgaactacataaaaaaaaaaaaaaaaaaacactttattgaaattattatttttttttaagtcaaattTGCATGGAAAGAGTTTAGACCAAGTTAAGTAGGTATGCATCACCTGGAAAAATCACATAGACTCCCATTTTACAGAGAGTAAGAATCTTTGAAGTTCCAGGAATATTCACAGAAACATAACGTCCCTCCATCCCACGACACAAGTAGCTGTAGGTAGCTCCTGCTGGGATAGTAGAAACTACAGCACATCTGGAGAAAGACAAAAGAGTGAGACACTCCTGTGACTTTGTTCCTCATTACTGGTGTGACTTGTATTTTCTTCTCTTATCCCTGAATGCATTTAATATGATTAACTCTTTCTTTTATAAcacaatgtatattttataatttgatatttcctcaaacttttgtaacatatgttttacacgatttttatttatttttattattattaagcaaaTGTGCAATTATTTGTcacagaaaataaagttttgctgtTTTTATCCTTTTATCCTTCATCCTTGTGACGTTTCAGAAAGAAATGGTCTCATCGATTTTGTATTGTTATGAACGTTCTATGCAGGACAATGTTTCgtgttttatttgattgtaGGTGGCGGTAATCTGATCACTGGAGGCGAATTGCTAAGCGTATTGCCTGTGTGACACGAGCTGCAGTTTTAGAAAGATATAACATCAACCGTCTGATCGTTAGGTAACTAATCCAGTGTTTCCTCCACCGATCATCGCCAGGCCAAAATTGTTTTACCTGATCTGAGAAGGTGAGTTTACAGCCTAAAAAAGCAGTGTACCATGAAATAATAGTGTGAAAGTCTTTGTATTGCAATAAACATAGAACAAACAAATTACTCTTATGATCTGCTTCTTTTTAGGTAAAAATACACAAGTCTAAGTCTGATTCAGGAACAAGTGACTTGTATAAGTTCAATCCTTCACTGAATCAACATTTGACTCACTTACTGAACTGCAAATACCAATATTAACAGTctaaacacatgcaaatagtcagtacacacacacacacacatgtgtatGAAGATACTGACCAACTGGCCAGAATCTGTATAAGAATACATCAGAGAGACTCACAGTGGGTTCCTGAAAACATCTGAAGAATGGTTTCCAATCCGAATCTCTGCCCCGTTTATCCATCTGTAACAGCAGTCCTGGAGACTGTTAGTGATGGTCACTCTGTTCACGCTGTACGTCTTCATCAGATCCAGTTTCCACCACGGGTCACTCTGTGTGACTGTACGACTACAGGTGGATCTCAACCTATCCAGAGCTTTTTGAGCATAACAGGTTGTATATGTTGTCGACTGATCGGCTGTTCCCCATCCTGCTACGTTCACTTAAATACGTTCAAGAGAAAACCttatttacaattacaattatttatattatagccCTGCTGGGCTTTTTAAGTTCATGGGTTTTCATCATGTGTCTGAAAATATTTCACAGCAGCACAAACTCACTAATAAAAGATGTAATAGTGTTTAATCCACAAAATCTCACCTTCTGTCCCCGCCTTCGTCTGAACTGAGAAAAAGCCTTGACATGAGAAACACAGAATGATGCTCAGTATTTAGCAACTTAAAAGGATTGTTCTTATATGAGTGTAAGCATATTTTgtaggatttattttttaaaaatatttgccaGTTGGGTAAAATCCATTATAATCTCTAAAATCATGCATTAATGTACACTACATAATTTAGCTTCTCAAGTAAaagtattttgttaaaaaatttcacattcaattaTAATTTAACTTTCTGTCTGAAAGATGAAGCTGAAAACAGACTGTAGGTCATTAAGATATGCGACAGATTGTATGTTTCACTCACCCAGTAAAAACAACAGACTCTTGTAGAAAACGTTCATGTTCATTTCAGGCGATTCGTGATTCTTTCTGCTTTTGTTTGAGGAGGTTTGAATGAAAGTTGTTCCTGGGAGAAATATATTAGTTCAAGTTACATCAGAGTCACGTGATCCTAGTTCTCCTCCCACTTTTCTTTCTGATTGGAGctggaaaaaaattgtttacaaataacaataataataataataagtatttttCTTAAACATATTTTAGCAACAAAACAAGCGAACACATTTTCACTGAAAATTATAATTTGTAACTTCAGTTTAGTGATTAATGATATCAAAATGTCAATATTGAAATTGTGCATTTATCTCTTTGGCAGACTCTTTTATCTAAAGCGAGTCAAAGAATGAATTTCATGTTGACATGCTTACATTGAATATTAAGTTAAACAACAATAGCAAAAGCCAGCAAATTGGATTGGTGCATTAAGGTTTGTATTCACTTTTGTATTCTAATTCAGTGGCATCAAATTTTACTTGAACTCTGTTGTTATTCCATGTAATTCtaacctgtgtgactttcttcCATTGAAACACCAAGGATGAGTTATTTTAAGTGAAAGAGACCTGaagctgtcaagctccaaaataacaacaaaacataacGGTGCCACAGAAGTGGTTCGTATGACACTTCCCAGTCTTTATCTGGCAAACTGCATATTGTTTCCATCTTGTGTGCTGCACCTgccattttttaatttgtattttctttCCCATCTTCTCAATATCAACACAGATttgcattttgttgttttatgcaTGGAGGCTGCCTGTCAGAGCTACCTGACAGCATGCAAACACTGTCCTGCATCTGGTCCGATGAGAGGATCTGTTTTCTAAAAGACACAAAGATatctttaaaatttgaatattcaCATTAGATGTTTATATAGCAATGCAGTAAATCTTTGCAGTATGCATCTACATCTGCTGCTgctcatttgtttttcttattcaCAGCAAGTAAGTCGTTTGCTTAAGCATCTTCCAAAaccatgaatgtaaatgtaaatgttcacaAATTGTTTATTCAGAAAAGCACAAACATGTGAGGATGTGCGTGGTTTGAAAAGAAACAGatcatcattatttatttttcattttaaaacttaTAATCTATAATCTGCCACAAGTCTTAGTTGCTTACAAATGTCTGATTAGTGTTTTTCTTGTCCCCGATACACTTGGTTATGCAGTTCGATTGACTAGGCGTACAGTTCTTTTGCCTATGCAAATaatgttgtctttttttccctttttcttttttttttgtggaaagaaGCTCAGAAAATGACAGTTGATGgagataaattaaatgtttaattcaacgtgttactttataagtaattacAAAATTTACAGTGCATCTGTAAAGTTTTCACAGCGCTTCAAtattaatactattaactattaacttcactattaataataatgggaattattattattattattcactttttccacattttgttatgttacagCTTTATTCCAAAATGGCTTACGTTCATTATTTTCCTCAACATTCTacaaacaataccccataatCACAACGtgaaagaagtttgtttgaaatttttgcaaatgtattaaaaaaaaaaaaaaaaaacacatgtaaAGAAGTATTCACAGCCTTTGCCATGACACTCAAAATTGAGCTCATGGTGCATttacatgtttgatattttgttaatttttgagCATGAGAAAGTGTCACACAACCTGTCAATCTTGCGTCATAAATTTCCTTCAAAATACCATCCATTCGTTTCCCAAAAGCACCATAGTTAGTATggtcaaagactatagaatacccaagaagTGTCACTcctatagttttgaatggggaaaaatgcaacgctcaatatggccgctcaatcgcaggaagccacgccttctgaatgaaagagccaatcgctaATCAGTAAAGTCAGCatgtcactgcagctgccgtta
The sequence above is a segment of the Onychostoma macrolepis isolate SWU-2019 chromosome 07, ASM1243209v1, whole genome shotgun sequence genome. Coding sequences within it:
- the LOC131544675 gene encoding uncharacterized protein LOC131544675 → MKSVRRCRSHKLIAELGTTFIQTSSNKSRKNHESPEMNMNVFYKSLLFLLGFFSVQTKAGTEVNVAGWGTADQSTTYTTCYAQKALDRLRSTCSRTVTQSDPWWKLDLMKTYSVNRVTITNSLQDCCYRWINGAEIRIGNHSSDVFRNPLCAVVSTIPAGATYSYLCRGMEGRYVSVNIPGTSKILTLCKMGVYVIFPVYLAGNLATGRTATQSSTYGYWFAQQAIDFNPGFTNSWSACSSTDAQTNPWWRVDLGSVYRVNRVVITNRLDCCPERINGAQIHIGNSLENNGNNNPICAVISSIPAGVSSNYTCNDMEGQYVNLIIPGDSKYLTLCEVQVYGEGPFLPEDSCEDEPEV